The Candidatus Woesearchaeota archaeon genome segment AGAAATTTTTCAGGTGTATTCCAGTTTAATTTAAATTGTCGATTAAAGACTATTGTAGGAATTGGAATAACTATTCGGTCTGATTGCGTTACATCGTCTAGTGTTAATTGTATTTTTTTGTTCATGGGAAAAGACCAAAATAATTTTTTATTTTTAAAATCTCCTGTTTTTTGGCGTAGTTCATGATTAACTATACTTAGTTTTTTACCACATAATTTACCTTTCTTTTTTGATAGCGTTGATTTTGTAGACTTCTGAGCAAATATTTAAGAAGACTTGTTCATTCTTCTTTTTCTTGTATGGTAAAAAAATTTGAAAAAAGTCCATGTAATAATTCGTTTAATTCTCTTCAGCAATTACAATTGTATAGGGATAGTTATGTGAATGATAATCCTAATGATGTTATTCCTCAAGAAGTTCCTAAAAGAGATTTGCTTGAAGCAATTATTAAAAATCAAGAGCATCTGTATGAACGGCAACAAGCAATTAGCAAAACGGTAAATGAAGCTAAACAAGAAAGATCTTCATACTATAAGGCATTATATAGGGGGATTTTTAAAAATAATGGTTTTGTCTTGCGAGCCGCAACGTTTATTTTGGCCGCAGCCACACTTATTCCTATGTGTTCTCGACAAAAAAAATTGTATGAGCAATTCAAAGAAAATGAAGATTTTTCAATTAAAGAATATATGCAACCGTATATGTATCCTCCTGTTGAGCGTACATCGCTTAGCTTAGCAGATACAATTGCACATCCTTATAGTGTACGAAATTAGTACGAACATAATTTGTTTCTTCAAATGGATTGTTTTTACCCGAATTTTTTCTATTGCAAAGAGCTTTTAATTCGCGCTGCAAGAATTAGTTTTTATCAAAATTCAAGACGATTACTACGAAGTAGATAATTTTTGTAATTTGAATTTTTTAACTTTTCTTCAAGGCAGTATATGACAAGATCCAGTATATAATCAAAGTCTTTAAACACATATATTTATAAATGGCCTTAGCTTCCTTTCATATACACATAGTACCTGTGAAAGATGAAGACAAATCGCTTCGGTGGGAGTCTGATGGAGGCATTGTGAAGTTTTCTTCTCAAAGCGCGATAACCATAATCGCAGGTGAAAGACAAACCAGAGCAATCTGGAGGTTATAAAAAATGAGTGACGCAGCATATGAAATTATTGAAGTTGCAAAAAAAACTGGCGCAATTAAGCGTGGAACTAATGAAGTAACAAAAGCTATAGAGCGTGGTAAAGCCGCATTTGTAGCAGTTGCTAGTGATGTAAGTCCTAAAGAAATTATCATGCATATTCCCATGCTTGCTAAAGAAAAAGGTATTCCTTGCGCAACTGTACCTTCACGTGAAGAACTCGGTACTGCAGCAGGCTTAGCAGTTCCAAGTGTAGCTATTGCAGTTGTTGATGCTGGTGAAGCAAAAGATTTAATTGCAAATTTTAAACCAGATGAAGAATAAGGTAGATAATATGGCAGATAATACTAAAGGCTACAAAGGCAAGCAATCAGGAAAAAAAACTGATGCTAGTAGCGGCTCTTTGTTTACTCACGCAGTTCCCGCAACAATTGAAGAAATTGTTGGTCGAACGGGTACTCGTGGTGAAGCAATTCAAGTTCGTTGCAAAGTCCTTGATGGTCGAGATAAAAACAAGATCTTACGTAGAAATGTTCGTGGTCCAGTTCAAATTGGTGATACGTTAATGCTTCGAGAAACTGAAATTGAAGCGCGGCCTTTGAACAAAACTGGTCGGGGAAACATTT includes the following:
- a CDS encoding ribosomal L7Ae/L30e/S12e/Gadd45 family protein, which encodes MSDAAYEIIEVAKKTGAIKRGTNEVTKAIERGKAAFVAVASDVSPKEIIMHIPMLAKEKGIPCATVPSREELGTAAGLAVPSVAIAVVDAGEAKDLIANFKPDEE
- a CDS encoding 30S ribosomal protein S28e, whose protein sequence is MADNTKGYKGKQSGKKTDASSGSLFTHAVPATIEEIVGRTGTRGEAIQVRCKVLDGRDKNKILRRNVRGPVQIGDTLMLRETEIEARPLNKTGRGNI